TCCGGAACAGACAGATCAAGGCTGCGGATGACAACATCCAGCGCCGGATGTTCCTTCAGGATCTCCTTTCTCAGCAGTTCAAGTTTCCCCCTGCGCCTTGCTGCTATGACCAGATTCTTTCCCCGCCCCGCAAACGCCTTAGCCGTGTCATAACCAATGCCGGAGTTTGCCCCTGTAATGACCGTATACTTCCTCATTTTCCGTACCATTCAACCCCTCCTTCGACTTCTGCATACAATGAACCAGTCAGATTCGCGGCCTCTTCTCGCGCAAATGTACCGGAAATCATCACCCCGTCGCTTGCATCAGAACTGCCGACTTGTTATAATTCAACCATACAATGTAGAGTAAACTCTATGTCAAGAAAATTGAGGTGACTTTTTTGTGGAATATTGTATCGGAGAATTTTCCTTACTGACAGGTCTGGGCATCCATACGCTTCGTTACTATGAACGCGAGGGATTGATTACGCCAGAAAGAAATTCCGCCAACCGCCGCCGCTATTCTGACAAAGACCGTACATGGATCGAATTTATCAAACGCCTGAAAGACACAGGTATGCCCATCAGAGAAATCAGGCATTATGCTCAACTCCGGGCCAGCGGCGATTCTACTCTTACCGAAAGGCTGGAAATGCTCATACAGCACCGGCAAATTCTCAATGAACAGATCGCACTGCTGCAGACACATAAGAGAAAACTGGATGAGAAAATCGAATCTTACAGAAGGGAGTATCAAGACGAAGTATCGAAAGCTGTCACAGGGAAAGGAAGATGAGGTCATCATGGAATTAGGAAGAAAACATCGGTTTGACATCGGGAAAAGCTGCAACGCCCTGTCAAATGTTTCAAATACCAGCCT
The sequence above is a segment of the Lachnospiraceae bacterium JLR.KK008 genome. Coding sequences within it:
- a CDS encoding MerR family transcriptional regulator; translation: MEYCIGEFSLLTGLGIHTLRYYEREGLITPERNSANRRRYSDKDRTWIEFIKRLKDTGMPIREIRHYAQLRASGDSTLTERLEMLIQHRQILNEQIALLQTHKRKLDEKIESYRREYQDEVSKAVTGKGR